In a single window of the Acyrthosiphon pisum isolate AL4f chromosome X, pea_aphid_22Mar2018_4r6ur, whole genome shotgun sequence genome:
- the LOC115035138 gene encoding uncharacterized protein LOC115035138 isoform X2, which produces MNLQFHLKKKEEVVADKFLTLSSEQVVKLVSSYELTVPSEEKELLQSGLLYVVIGSNEICRGLMSVEFYSPHTNT; this is translated from the exons ATGAACTTGCAGTTCCATCTGAAGAAAAA aGAAGAAGTTGTGGCTGACAAATTCCTAACCTTATCATCTGAACAGGTCGTTAAGTTGGTCTCCAGTTATGAGCTTACTGTTCCATCTGAAGAAAAA gaGTTGTTGCAATCTGGTTTATTGTATGTCGTCATTGGAAGTAATGAAATATGTCGTGGTTTGATGTCTGTAGAATTTTACAGTCCCCACACCAATACCTAG
- the LOC115035138 gene encoding ring canal kelch protein-like isoform X1, with protein MIKIMILSYSCKQLSKSSELYIYQLLEEVVADKFLTLSSEQVVKLVSSYELTVPSEEKELLQSGLLYVVIGSNEICRGLMSVEFYSPHTNT; from the exons atgaTCAAGATTATGATTTTGTCTTATAGTTGTAAACAATTATCAAAAAGTTCAGAATTGTATATTTATCAACTATt aGAAGAAGTTGTGGCTGACAAATTCCTAACCTTATCATCTGAACAGGTCGTTAAGTTGGTCTCCAGTTATGAGCTTACTGTTCCATCTGAAGAAAAA gaGTTGTTGCAATCTGGTTTATTGTATGTCGTCATTGGAAGTAATGAAATATGTCGTGGTTTGATGTCTGTAGAATTTTACAGTCCCCACACCAATACCTAG